One segment of Vagococcus martis DNA contains the following:
- a CDS encoding helix-turn-helix domain-containing protein: MLIGKKIKNLRIQKNLTQEELGERTDLTKGYISQLERDLSSPSLETFFSILEVLGVSPKQFFDEKNQKQQVVYPKEDQTIHLDEDKGYEINWLVSDSNENEMEPILLTLEKKGEYKEFEPSQSETFGYVLQGKIYVTIGEDTYIASKGESIYYQALNQHQISNAHDGVSKLLIVATNSYL, from the coding sequence ATACTTATCGGGAAAAAAATCAAAAACTTACGAATACAAAAAAATTTAACACAAGAAGAATTAGGAGAACGAACAGATCTCACTAAAGGATACATTTCTCAATTAGAACGGGATTTAAGCTCCCCTTCCCTAGAGACATTTTTCTCCATTTTAGAAGTATTAGGTGTGTCTCCAAAACAATTTTTTGATGAAAAAAATCAAAAACAACAAGTCGTCTATCCTAAAGAAGATCAAACCATACATCTTGATGAAGATAAAGGGTATGAAATAAATTGGTTAGTTTCTGACTCTAATGAAAATGAAATGGAACCTATATTATTAACTCTAGAAAAAAAAGGTGAATACAAAGAATTTGAACCATCACAATCCGAAACATTTGGTTATGTGTTACAAGGAAAAATCTATGTTACCATAGGTGAAGATACCTATATTGCTTCAAAAGGTGAAAGTATTTATTACCAAGCACTCAACCAGCACCAAATATCTAATGCTCACGATGGAGTTAGCAAACTCCTCATTGTTGCAACAAATTCTTATTTATAG
- a CDS encoding exodeoxyribonuclease III, which translates to MKLISWNVNGLRAVVKKNFYDDIKKIDADIISLQETKLQEGQIEMDLPDYYQYWNYAEKKGYSGVAVFTKIEPLSVKKGMDVEEFDTEGRLLTLEYDTFYLVNCYTPNAQAELKRIDFRLAWEKQFREYLANLNEDKPVILCGDLNVAHQNIDLKNWKSNRNNPGFSDQEREAFSRLLDSGFIDTYRYFYPDKEGAYSWWSYRFNARKNNAGWRIDYFCVAKALAEKLKDATILSDVYGSDHCPVELLIDVR; encoded by the coding sequence ATGAAGTTGATTTCGTGGAATGTGAATGGATTACGAGCTGTTGTGAAAAAAAATTTTTACGATGATATAAAAAAAATAGATGCAGACATCATCTCACTGCAAGAAACCAAATTACAAGAAGGCCAAATAGAGATGGATTTACCAGATTATTATCAGTATTGGAATTACGCTGAAAAAAAAGGATATTCTGGTGTTGCAGTTTTTACAAAAATTGAACCACTTTCTGTTAAAAAAGGAATGGATGTTGAAGAGTTTGATACGGAAGGACGATTACTCACGCTAGAGTATGATACATTTTATTTGGTTAACTGTTATACGCCAAATGCTCAAGCTGAGTTAAAGCGAATCGACTTTAGATTAGCATGGGAAAAGCAATTTAGAGAGTATCTGGCTAACCTAAATGAAGATAAACCAGTTATTTTATGTGGAGATTTAAACGTAGCACATCAGAATATTGATTTGAAAAATTGGAAGAGTAACCGTAATAATCCAGGTTTTTCTGACCAAGAAAGAGAAGCATTCTCTCGATTATTAGATAGTGGGTTTATTGATACGTATCGTTACTTTTATCCAGATAAAGAAGGGGCATATAGTTGGTGGAGCTATCGTTTTAATGCAAGAAAAAATAATGCTGGATGGCGTATTGATTACTTCTGTGTTGCTAAAGCACTAGCTGAAAAATTGAAAGATGCCACTATTCTATCAGACGTCTACGGAAGTGATCATTGTCCAGTAGAATTATTGATAGATGTAAGATAA
- a CDS encoding ABC transporter ATP-binding protein: MSHTIIEFKDVVKEYDDTTVLKKVSFEIEQGKFYTLLGPSGCGKTTILRLIAGFSEPTSGEILFDGKVINKVPANKRKVNTVFQDYALFPHMDVYENVAFGLKIKKLPKEQIDVKVREALRLVQLSGLEERQISEMSGGQRQRVAIARALVNEPEILLLDEPLSALDLKLRTAMQSELRELQKRLGITFIFVTHDQEEALAMSDEIFVMHDGKIEQSGSPSDIYDEPINRFVADFIGESNIVKGIMIEDNLVEIVGKQFECVDGGMRENEPVDIVMRPEDISLVPVEKGKLKATVDTLLFRGVHYEIFCIDSEGNEWVVHSTKKPLEGQAVGLFFEPEDIHVMRFNESEEDFDARLESYDD; the protein is encoded by the coding sequence ATGAGTCACACAATTATTGAATTTAAAGATGTCGTGAAAGAATACGACGACACCACTGTATTAAAAAAAGTGAGTTTTGAAATCGAACAAGGAAAATTTTATACCTTATTAGGTCCATCAGGATGTGGTAAAACAACGATTTTACGTTTGATTGCTGGTTTTAGCGAACCAACATCTGGAGAAATTTTATTTGATGGAAAAGTGATTAATAAAGTTCCCGCAAATAAACGTAAAGTAAATACTGTATTCCAAGATTATGCTCTTTTTCCTCATATGGATGTTTATGAAAATGTGGCATTTGGGTTAAAAATCAAAAAATTACCTAAAGAACAAATTGATGTAAAAGTACGTGAAGCTCTACGTTTAGTTCAGTTATCTGGTTTAGAAGAAAGACAAATCAGTGAGATGTCAGGTGGACAAAGACAACGTGTCGCAATTGCTCGTGCCCTTGTAAATGAACCTGAGATTCTATTATTAGATGAGCCGTTATCCGCTCTTGATTTAAAACTTCGAACTGCCATGCAATCAGAGTTACGTGAATTACAAAAACGTTTAGGGATTACGTTTATTTTTGTTACTCATGATCAAGAAGAAGCATTAGCTATGAGTGATGAAATTTTTGTTATGCATGATGGAAAAATCGAGCAAAGCGGCTCTCCTTCTGATATTTATGATGAACCAATCAACCGATTTGTCGCTGACTTTATTGGTGAAAGTAATATTGTAAAAGGTATTATGATTGAAGACAATTTAGTTGAAATCGTAGGCAAACAATTTGAATGTGTCGATGGCGGGATGAGAGAAAATGAGCCAGTTGATATTGTCATGCGTCCAGAAGATATTTCACTTGTTCCAGTTGAAAAAGGAAAATTAAAAGCTACAGTGGACACTCTTTTATTTAGAGGAGTTCATTATGAAATTTTCTGTATTGATTCTGAAGGAAATGAATGGGTGGTGCATTCAACTAAGAAGCCACTTGAAGGACAAGCAGTTGGTTTATTCTTTGAACCAGAAGACATTCATGTCATGCGTTTTAATGAATCAGAAGAAGATTTTGATGCCAGATTAGAAAGTTATGACGACTAA
- the murB gene encoding UDP-N-acetylmuramate dehydrogenase, with amino-acid sequence MTTKTIVQHFPNITILTNEPLSNYTYTKTGGPADFLAFPKTKHDVKQLIDYCKQENIEWICLGNASNLIVRDGGIKDVVIMLTEMNHVSVDDTSITAESGAKLIDVSYDALKHSLTGLEFACGIPGSIGGAAYMNAGAYGGELSDVFYSADIIFEDGSIKTFYKDDMDFSYRHSVLQSLKGIVLSVTFHLEKGDEVSIKEKMDELTHLRESKQPLEYPSCGSVFKRPEGHFTGKLIQDAGLQGHMIGGAQISEKHAGFIVNIDHATATDYVTLIKYIQDVILEKFGVSLEPEVRIIGRK; translated from the coding sequence GTGACAACTAAAACTATTGTTCAACATTTTCCAAACATAACTATACTAACAAACGAACCACTTTCAAATTATACCTATACAAAAACAGGTGGCCCGGCTGATTTTTTAGCTTTCCCAAAAACAAAACATGACGTCAAACAATTGATTGACTATTGTAAACAAGAAAATATCGAATGGATTTGTCTTGGAAATGCGAGTAACTTAATCGTTCGTGATGGTGGCATTAAAGATGTCGTCATTATGTTAACCGAAATGAATCATGTTTCTGTCGATGACACATCGATTACTGCTGAGTCTGGTGCGAAATTAATCGATGTCTCTTATGATGCATTGAAACACAGTTTGACAGGTCTTGAATTTGCTTGTGGTATACCTGGAAGTATTGGTGGCGCAGCTTACATGAATGCAGGGGCTTATGGTGGCGAGTTATCTGACGTCTTTTATTCGGCTGATATTATTTTTGAGGATGGTTCGATTAAAACATTCTACAAAGATGACATGGATTTTTCTTATCGACATAGTGTTTTACAATCCTTAAAAGGAATTGTTTTATCCGTTACCTTCCATCTAGAAAAAGGTGATGAAGTGTCTATAAAAGAAAAAATGGACGAATTAACACATCTTCGTGAATCAAAACAACCACTTGAATATCCGTCTTGTGGTAGTGTGTTTAAACGTCCTGAAGGGCATTTTACTGGTAAATTAATCCAAGATGCTGGCTTACAAGGTCATATGATTGGTGGGGCTCAAATTTCTGAGAAACATGCTGGTTTTATCGTTAATATCGATCATGCAACAGCAACTGACTATGTTACCCTAATCAAATATATTCAAGATGTTATTTTAGAAAAATTTGGTGTGTCTCTTGAACCTGAAGTGCGAATTATTGGAAGAAAATAA
- a CDS encoding YhdH/YhfP family quinone oxidoreductase, with amino-acid sequence MMDKTFKALIVSEKDDSIISSIEDWSVDRLSEGDTLVEVEYSAINYKDALATIKNGGVIRSYPMIPGIDFSGTIIETTHEGLFVGDRVVVTGQGTGVSHTGGFSEIARIPGEWIQVVPQDLDLKVAAFVGTAGITAAQAIHRLESVGLGENKEASILITGATGGVGSMAINLLKAKGFNNITALTRKKSTDYLDSLGVQHIISTEEMLENTRPLQKQSFDYVIDTIGGATLEAILPKISYGGGISLCGNASGIKFSTTVLPFILRGVTMFGIDSVQLSTEEKSVLWDTIKETITKEMIDATIANEISLEDIVPVTKQLLEGTHSGRTIVKIK; translated from the coding sequence ATGATGGATAAAACATTCAAAGCACTTATTGTTAGTGAAAAAGATGATAGCATTATCTCAAGTATAGAAGATTGGTCAGTTGACAGATTATCAGAAGGGGACACACTTGTTGAAGTTGAGTATTCAGCGATAAATTATAAAGATGCCTTAGCAACGATAAAAAATGGGGGAGTTATTCGTTCATATCCTATGATTCCTGGTATCGATTTTTCAGGAACTATTATAGAAACAACTCACGAAGGATTATTTGTTGGCGATAGAGTAGTTGTAACTGGTCAAGGGACAGGTGTAAGTCACACAGGAGGTTTTAGTGAAATAGCACGTATTCCAGGTGAATGGATTCAAGTTGTGCCACAAGATTTAGATTTAAAAGTAGCTGCGTTTGTTGGGACAGCTGGAATAACAGCCGCTCAAGCGATTCATCGTCTAGAATCTGTTGGTTTAGGTGAAAACAAAGAAGCCAGTATTTTAATAACCGGAGCAACAGGTGGAGTTGGAAGTATGGCGATTAATTTATTAAAAGCTAAAGGCTTCAACAACATCACCGCGTTAACACGCAAAAAATCGACGGATTATTTGGATTCTTTAGGCGTACAACATATTATTAGTACCGAAGAAATGCTTGAAAATACTCGCCCATTACAAAAACAATCATTTGATTATGTCATTGATACGATTGGTGGGGCAACACTAGAAGCAATACTACCTAAAATTTCATACGGTGGTGGGATTTCTCTATGTGGAAATGCAAGTGGTATTAAATTTAGCACGACAGTTTTACCGTTTATCTTACGCGGTGTAACCATGTTTGGAATTGATTCAGTTCAATTATCAACAGAAGAAAAATCTGTGTTATGGGATACAATTAAAGAAACTATCACAAAAGAGATGATTGACGCGACTATAGCTAATGAAATCTCGTTAGAGGATATTGTTCCAGTGACGAAACAATTATTAGAAGGAACACATTCTGGAAGAACGATTGTCAAAATTAAATAA
- a CDS encoding ABC transporter permease, translating into MTQSKRFYTIPYFLWIALFVIAPVILIIYQSFFDINGQFTLSNYQQYLTSGTYLSMTFNSLFYALLITLFTLVISYPTAYFLTKLKHKQLWLMLIILPTWINLLLKAYAFIGIFSIHGGINNFLDTVGIGTQQLLFTNFSFLTVATYIEIPFMILPIFNALEEINPSLIFASRDLGASNFETFRRVIFPLSLNGVKSGVQAVFIPSLSLFMLTRLIGGNRVITLGTAIEQHFLVTQNWGMGSTIGVVLIIAMFIIMMLTGEKKKKGAKKK; encoded by the coding sequence GTGACACAATCAAAACGTTTTTACACGATTCCATATTTTTTATGGATAGCTCTATTTGTTATCGCACCTGTTATTTTAATTATCTACCAATCATTTTTTGATATTAATGGACAGTTTACATTGAGTAATTATCAACAATATTTAACAAGTGGAACTTACTTGAGTATGACCTTTAACTCATTATTCTACGCTCTACTTATTACCCTATTTACACTAGTGATTAGTTATCCAACAGCTTATTTTTTAACAAAATTAAAACACAAACAACTGTGGCTCATGTTAATTATCTTGCCTACTTGGATTAACTTGTTGTTAAAAGCTTATGCGTTTATTGGGATTTTTAGTATCCATGGTGGAATTAATAACTTTTTAGATACTGTTGGTATTGGGACTCAACAACTTCTTTTTACAAATTTTAGTTTTTTAACCGTTGCGACCTATATTGAAATTCCATTTATGATTTTACCTATTTTTAATGCCTTAGAAGAAATTAACCCATCTCTTATATTTGCCAGTCGTGATTTGGGAGCAAGTAATTTTGAAACATTTAGACGTGTCATCTTCCCACTATCTTTAAATGGCGTAAAAAGTGGCGTACAAGCCGTATTCATCCCATCACTTAGTCTATTTATGCTGACTCGCTTAATTGGGGGAAATCGTGTGATAACACTTGGAACGGCCATCGAACAACATTTCCTTGTCACACAAAACTGGGGTATGGGCTCAACTATTGGTGTCGTTCTAATCATTGCGATGTTTATCATTATGATGTTAACTGGTGAGAAGAAAAAGAAAGGAGCGAAGAAAAAATGA
- a CDS encoding chloride channel protein yields the protein MGKIKEQAQWIVFGLIIGICVGVLEVIFGKVLLFVTGVRQTYFMWLIFFLPFVGIFIEWLYQTYGKESKKGMTLLFEVGQDTREVIPLRLIPIVTLSTWLTHLFGGSAGREGVAIQIGGTFTNWFTEKIWNRFLPNYGKKQQIVLVTGMAAGFAGLFHTPIAATFFAMEILVVGTLSIESLLSASIAAVTSSYVSQLLGLTAFSSTISVVPKLTVGLVGLLCLFGIVFGLVGRMFSIGLKKVKQWVQAISLSQYKKVFLLSIVLMLGLIIAGKGRYSGLGSNLVEAAFNQGTVYSYDFILKLIFTIFTLAIGFQGGEVTPLFSIGATCGVLLANLFGLPIEFVASLGFVSVFSSATNTIIGPLFIAGEIFGFELIPYAFFAIVLAYLVNGNDSIYSKQKV from the coding sequence ATGGGAAAAATAAAAGAACAAGCACAATGGATTGTGTTTGGATTGATAATTGGGATTTGTGTGGGTGTGTTAGAAGTTATTTTTGGTAAAGTATTACTCTTTGTGACAGGAGTAAGACAAACTTACTTTATGTGGCTTATTTTTTTCTTACCATTTGTTGGGATATTTATTGAATGGCTTTATCAAACATATGGCAAGGAAAGTAAAAAAGGGATGACCCTTCTTTTTGAGGTAGGGCAAGACACGCGAGAAGTGATTCCTTTAAGGTTGATACCAATCGTGACGTTAAGTACATGGCTCACGCATTTATTTGGTGGAAGTGCTGGACGAGAAGGTGTTGCTATCCAAATTGGGGGAACGTTTACTAATTGGTTTACTGAAAAAATTTGGAATAGATTTTTACCCAACTATGGAAAAAAACAGCAGATAGTATTAGTAACAGGTATGGCAGCTGGGTTTGCCGGATTATTTCATACACCTATTGCAGCAACATTTTTTGCAATGGAAATATTAGTAGTCGGAACTTTATCAATAGAGTCTCTTTTATCAGCAAGTATTGCAGCAGTGACATCCAGTTACGTGTCACAGTTATTAGGGTTAACAGCATTTTCATCTACTATTTCAGTCGTGCCTAAACTAACAGTCGGATTGGTTGGACTATTATGTTTATTTGGTATTGTATTTGGTTTAGTAGGACGTATGTTTTCTATTGGACTAAAAAAAGTGAAACAATGGGTTCAAGCGATTTCTTTATCACAGTATAAAAAAGTATTTTTATTATCAATTGTTTTAATGTTAGGTTTGATTATAGCTGGAAAGGGACGATATTCAGGTCTTGGAAGTAATTTAGTGGAAGCAGCATTTAATCAAGGAACAGTTTATTCGTATGATTTTATACTAAAACTTATTTTTACGATTTTTACATTAGCAATAGGATTTCAAGGTGGGGAAGTGACACCACTATTTTCTATAGGAGCAACTTGTGGTGTGTTACTAGCGAATCTCTTTGGCTTGCCAATTGAATTTGTCGCATCACTTGGATTTGTATCGGTATTTTCAAGTGCAACCAATACTATTATTGGGCCACTTTTTATTGCAGGTGAAATATTTGGGTTTGAGTTAATTCCATACGCATTTTTTGCTATTGTACTGGCTTATTTGGTAAATGGTAATGATTCAATTTATTCAAAACAAAAAGTATGA
- a CDS encoding ABC transporter substrate-binding protein: MKKLNALFSGIILIIILLAFTSFNLEKTSGASGGRVLTIYNWGDYIDPSLIKRFEKEYNYKVIYETFDSNESMMTKIKQGGTAYDLTIPSEYMIQKMVKQDMLIPLDHSKIKGLENIDSRFLNIPFDPNNKFSIPYFWGTLGIIYNDEFIKEGQIKHWDDLWDPSLKNNLMLIDGAREVIGLALNSDGHSLNSKNDKQLENASKKLDGLSSNVKAIVADEIKMYMINGESAAAVTFSGEAASMLEENEHLHYVIPEEGSNLWFDNFVIPKTAKNIDGAYDFINFMLKPDVAAQNAEYIGYSTPNKKALEILPKEITNDPQFYPSDKIIEHLEVYDDLGQTYLELYNDLFLKFKMYR, from the coding sequence ATGAAAAAACTCAATGCTCTTTTTTCAGGTATTATTCTTATTATCATCCTATTAGCCTTCACTTCTTTTAACTTAGAAAAAACAAGTGGTGCTTCTGGTGGTCGTGTGTTAACCATCTATAATTGGGGGGACTACATTGACCCTTCGCTAATCAAACGATTTGAAAAAGAATACAATTATAAAGTCATTTACGAAACCTTTGACTCAAACGAAAGCATGATGACTAAAATCAAACAAGGTGGAACAGCTTATGATTTAACCATTCCAAGTGAATACATGATTCAAAAAATGGTAAAACAAGATATGCTCATTCCACTTGATCATTCTAAAATCAAAGGACTAGAAAACATAGATAGTCGTTTTCTAAATATTCCATTTGACCCAAACAATAAATTCTCCATTCCTTATTTTTGGGGAACCTTGGGTATTATCTACAATGATGAATTTATTAAGGAAGGCCAAATCAAACATTGGGATGATTTGTGGGATCCTTCTTTAAAGAATAATTTGATGTTAATTGACGGAGCCAGAGAAGTTATTGGCTTGGCACTAAATAGTGACGGGCATTCATTAAATAGTAAAAATGATAAACAATTAGAGAATGCTTCAAAAAAATTAGATGGACTAAGTTCCAACGTCAAAGCGATTGTAGCTGATGAAATCAAAATGTACATGATAAATGGTGAAAGTGCTGCTGCGGTCACATTTTCTGGTGAAGCTGCTAGTATGCTAGAAGAAAATGAGCACTTGCATTATGTGATTCCAGAAGAAGGATCTAATCTTTGGTTTGATAATTTTGTAATTCCAAAAACAGCAAAAAATATTGATGGCGCGTATGATTTTATTAACTTCATGTTAAAACCTGATGTCGCTGCTCAAAATGCTGAATACATTGGCTACTCTACGCCAAATAAAAAAGCGTTAGAAATATTACCTAAAGAAATTACGAATGACCCACAGTTTTACCCAAGTGACAAAATTATCGAGCATTTAGAAGTGTATGATGATTTAGGTCAAACGTATTTAGAGCTATATAATGATTTATTCTTAAAATTTAAAATGTATCGTTAA
- a CDS encoding M20 family metallopeptidase translates to MYKQIEKLINQKQHTYFQTSDKIWDIAETKFHEKESADVLINVLKEEGFSVETNIGEIDTAFVASFGNEGPVIGFLGEYDALPSMSQKAGSTQKEANPDTENTNGHGCGHNLLGTASLAAAIATKDYITEHNIPAQIKYFGCPAEEGGSGKTFMARAGAFNGLDMAICWHPGTDNAIWGVKTLANIQAAFEFKGKSAHAANAPDMGRSALDACELMNVGGNYLREHVTPEARYHYAYMDAGGVAPSVVQDHAKLLYLIRAPKGSQAKEIYDRLCKIAEGAALMTETEVTVHFDKACSNYIPNVVYSRIMGDVMMHYGGPEFDEEDQVFAKAIHDTLTEEEKQFRMVPPATPVEQKVLKENVGKVLADYVYPFNEVLTNVTLPGSSDVGDVSWIVPTVQCIVATEVQNTAMHTWQWVTNGKSGIAKKGMIQAAKIMAATAVKVLEEPEYIEQAKAELKNITDVTPYVNPIPADVKPNSLAF, encoded by the coding sequence ATGTATAAACAAATCGAAAAATTAATTAATCAAAAACAACATACCTATTTCCAAACAAGTGATAAAATTTGGGATATTGCCGAAACAAAATTCCATGAAAAAGAATCAGCAGACGTGTTGATTAATGTATTAAAAGAAGAAGGATTTAGTGTAGAAACAAATATTGGAGAGATTGACACAGCATTTGTTGCAAGTTTTGGAAATGAAGGTCCTGTTATTGGATTTTTAGGGGAATATGATGCACTACCTAGCATGTCTCAAAAAGCAGGCTCGACACAAAAAGAAGCAAATCCCGATACAGAAAACACAAATGGACATGGCTGTGGACATAATTTACTTGGTACAGCTTCACTTGCTGCAGCGATTGCGACCAAAGATTATATTACAGAGCACAATATCCCTGCACAAATTAAATATTTTGGTTGTCCAGCTGAAGAAGGTGGATCTGGAAAAACATTTATGGCAAGAGCTGGTGCTTTTAATGGATTAGATATGGCGATTTGTTGGCATCCAGGAACAGATAATGCCATTTGGGGTGTAAAAACACTAGCTAATATCCAAGCAGCTTTTGAGTTTAAAGGAAAATCAGCTCATGCTGCAAATGCTCCAGACATGGGACGTAGTGCACTTGATGCTTGTGAGTTAATGAATGTCGGTGGAAATTATCTTCGTGAACATGTGACACCAGAAGCAAGATATCACTATGCGTATATGGATGCTGGTGGTGTAGCTCCTAGTGTTGTCCAAGATCATGCGAAACTTTTATATTTAATTCGCGCACCTAAAGGAAGCCAGGCGAAAGAAATTTATGATCGTTTATGTAAAATTGCAGAAGGTGCGGCTCTTATGACTGAAACAGAAGTAACCGTACATTTTGACAAAGCTTGTTCAAACTATATTCCAAACGTTGTGTATTCTCGCATTATGGGAGATGTGATGATGCATTATGGTGGACCGGAATTTGATGAGGAAGATCAAGTATTTGCTAAAGCAATTCATGACACATTAACTGAAGAAGAAAAACAATTTAGAATGGTTCCACCTGCTACACCTGTTGAACAAAAAGTCTTAAAAGAAAATGTGGGTAAAGTATTAGCTGACTATGTTTACCCATTCAATGAAGTCTTAACTAACGTTACCCTTCCTGGTTCATCTGATGTGGGAGATGTCAGTTGGATTGTCCCAACTGTTCAATGTATCGTTGCAACAGAAGTTCAAAATACCGCCATGCATACATGGCAATGGGTTACAAATGGAAAAAGTGGTATTGCCAAAAAAGGAATGATTCAAGCAGCCAAAATCATGGCAGCAACAGCTGTTAAAGTGCTTGAAGAACCTGAATATATTGAGCAAGCGAAGGCTGAGCTAAAAAATATAACAGATGTAACGCCTTATGTGAATCCAATTCCAGCAGACGTAAAACCAAATAGTTTAGCTTTCTAA
- a CDS encoding anaerobic C4-dicarboxylate transporter family protein produces MSLLLIEIIIMVGTIIYGLMKGGALGSGVSAIVALFIMLFIFKLPPSSPPVTAVLIIMSIGIASGALQASGGMDYMIRVATKIIQKFPKAITIVAPLVCFLFVFGMGTAMIALSLEPIISETALKSKVNPKGALISSVLASNMALLCSPASSSTAYVVTLLAAYGISLATYLTIALPATLLSIIILSILLSLANKKLPFDESILEDMIIEEEETDLAPAAKKSTIVFLLCVLSIIVLGLFPSLLPEYNVDGDPVRIATADLVQMFMYLSAAINIMLFRVKSKDILHAPATANALGASLIVLGLGWVGSTIFSAPKNQAVLVSSVGQILADYPWVIIFICSFVAMIIGAQTAVAAIIFPLALTLGISPMLLIIIVQCLNVNFVIPAQPTLLLAVELDRTGRTKVFSFIIPGIIITALSIALSYGITLFM; encoded by the coding sequence ATGTCATTATTACTAATTGAAATTATTATCATGGTTGGAACGATTATTTACGGGCTTATGAAAGGAGGCGCACTAGGTTCTGGGGTATCAGCCATTGTCGCCTTGTTTATCATGCTATTCATTTTTAAATTGCCGCCATCATCACCACCTGTTACGGCTGTTTTAATCATTATGTCTATCGGTATAGCAAGTGGTGCTCTACAAGCTTCAGGTGGGATGGATTATATGATACGCGTTGCAACAAAAATTATTCAAAAGTTTCCGAAAGCGATTACAATTGTCGCGCCACTTGTTTGTTTTCTATTCGTTTTTGGTATGGGGACAGCAATGATTGCCTTATCATTAGAGCCAATCATCTCTGAAACTGCTCTTAAATCAAAAGTTAATCCAAAAGGTGCTTTAATTTCTTCTGTATTAGCTTCTAATATGGCTCTACTGTGTAGCCCGGCGTCATCTTCAACAGCATATGTTGTAACCTTATTAGCAGCGTATGGTATTTCTTTAGCAACTTATCTAACAATTGCCTTGCCTGCAACGTTATTATCTATTATCATTTTAAGTATATTATTAAGCTTGGCTAATAAAAAATTACCTTTTGATGAGTCAATCTTAGAAGATATGATTATAGAAGAAGAAGAAACTGACTTAGCTCCTGCCGCTAAAAAATCAACTATAGTCTTCTTACTTTGTGTGTTATCCATTATTGTTTTAGGTTTGTTTCCGAGCCTATTACCAGAGTATAATGTGGATGGTGATCCTGTTAGAATTGCAACTGCTGACTTAGTTCAGATGTTTATGTATTTGTCTGCCGCAATTAATATCATGCTCTTTAGAGTGAAGTCTAAAGATATCTTACATGCCCCAGCTACTGCTAATGCCCTAGGAGCATCCTTAATTGTTTTAGGTCTTGGATGGGTTGGTTCAACTATTTTTAGTGCCCCAAAAAATCAAGCTGTTTTAGTATCGAGTGTTGGGCAGATACTAGCTGACTATCCTTGGGTTATCATCTTTATCTGTTCGTTTGTTGCCATGATTATCGGGGCTCAAACGGCCGTCGCTGCAATTATTTTCCCGTTGGCACTAACACTAGGTATATCACCAATGTTACTTATTATTATTGTTCAGTGTCTAAATGTTAACTTTGTTATTCCAGCACAACCGACGTTGTTACTTGCAGTTGAATTAGATAGAACTGGGCGGACTAAGGTCTTTAGTTTCATCATACCAGGAATAATTATAACAGCACTTTCTATTGCTCTATCTTATGGTATCACACTATTTATGTAA